The Trichomycterus rosablanca isolate fTriRos1 chromosome 22, fTriRos1.hap1, whole genome shotgun sequence genome has a window encoding:
- the gjc1 gene encoding gap junction gamma-1 protein — protein sequence MSWSFLTRLLEEIQNHSTPVGKLWLTTLVVFRIVLTAVGGESIYYDEQSKFVCNSGQPGCENVCYDSFAPLSHVRFWVFQIILSSLPSLLYMGYAANKISRNQDHGGTRNEAPAESIPDSGYTQRKPRKLYFGARQHQPGHETAEEEREDDPMIYEVPEIDNTRSELVPPRPKPKVRHDGRRRIKDDGLMRVYVLQLLTRSALEAVFLAGQYLLYGFHVAPIFVCTSEPCPHRVDCFVSRPTEKTIFLRIMYGVSCLCLLLNVWEMIHLGVGTIKDVLRKRQAASAEDEYQLGLLGPAGMPVGVNGPELSEAELADDVGSRVREADYVGYPFSWSTPSAPPGYNIVMKPETLPYTDLNNAKIACKQNRANIAQEEQQQFGSNEDNFPSASDARPPPINKNAVQLEAAIQAYALQHHGSNNNDDIHNNHNSNDQLQSNIPAVLQKERKHRLKPSKADSAGSSNSNKSGEGKPSVWI from the coding sequence ATGAGCTGGAGCTTCCTGACACGTCTGCTGGAGGAGATCCAGAACCATTCTACGCCGGTGGGGAAACTCTGGCTCACCACGTTGGTAGTTTTCCGCATCGTGTTGACGGCCGTGGGCGGCGAGTCCATTTACTACGACGAGCAGAGCAAGTTTGTGTGTAACTCCGGTCAGCCCGGCTGCGAGAACGTTTGCTACGATTCCTTCGCGCCACTCTCGCATGTGCGATTTTGGGTCTTCCAGATAATCCTTTCCTCTCTGCCCTCGCTCCTATACATGGGGTATGCGGCCAATAAGATCTCTCGCAATCAGGATCATGGAGGGACTAGGAACGAAGCTCCGGCGGAGAGTATCCCTGATAGTGGGTACACACAACGGAAGCCAAGGAAACTGTACTTCGGGGCACGTCAACACCAGCCAGGGCATGAGACCGCAGAGGAGGAGCGTGAAGACGACCCCATGATCTATGAGGTGCCCGAAATAGATAACACACGGAGCGAGCTCGTGCCGCCCCGTCCCAAGCCCAAAGTACGGCACGACGGCCGGCGCCGTATTAAAGACGACGGCTTGATGAGAGTGTACGTGCTACAGCTGCTGACTCGCTCCGCCTTGGAAGCGGTTTTTCTTGCCGGTCAGTACCTGCTGTACGGCTTCCACGTGGCACCGATATTCGTGTGCACAAGTGAGCCCTGCCCACACCGCGTAGACTGCTTCGTTTCACGCCCCACAGAAAAGACCATCTTCCTCCGCATCATGTACGGCGTCAGCTGCCTCTGTCTGCTGCTCAACGTTTGGGAGATGATTCACCTCGGGGTGGGCACCATCAAAGACGTCCTACGGAAACGCCAAGCCGCTTCGGCAGAGGACGAATACCAGCTGGGCTTGCTAGGGCCCGCGGGCATGCCTGTCGGAGTGAATGGACCGGAACTGAGCGAAGCAGAACTGGCGGACGATGTTGGAAGCAGGGTCAGAGAAGCGGACTATGTAGGTTACCCTTTCTCTTGGAGTACGCCATCTGCGCCGCCGGGGTATAACATCGTGATGAAGCCCGAGACCCTACCCTACACAGATCTAAACAATGCCAAGATAGCGTGCAAGCAAAACCGCGCCAACATCGCACAGGAGGAACAGCAGCAGTTCGGCTCCAACGAGGACAACTTCCCCTCGGCGAGCGACGCCCGGCCACCGCCGATCAACAAGAACGCCGTCCAGTTAGAAGCAGCCATTCAGGCCTACGCCCTTCAGCACCATGGCAGCAATAACAACGACGACATACATAACAACCACAACAGTAACGATCAGCTACAGAGTAACATACCCGCTGTTCTTCAGAAGGAGAGAAAGCATCGATTGAAACCCAGCAAAGCAGACAGCGCCGGGAGCAGCAACAGTAACAAGTCCGGGGAGGGGAAACCATCTGTATGGATCTGA